The Branchiostoma floridae strain S238N-H82 chromosome 17, Bfl_VNyyK, whole genome shotgun sequence genome has a window encoding:
- the LOC118404560 gene encoding LOW QUALITY PROTEIN: chromatin accessibility complex protein 1-like (The sequence of the model RefSeq protein was modified relative to this genomic sequence to represent the inferred CDS: inserted 1 base in 1 codon): MAEKSETKNKSVVLPLARIKTIMRSSAEIQXIGQESVYLVARATELFIQHLATEAFKQDPETTDTLAYGDLAEVVNDADNLQFLADVIPKKIVVRDYLRMVRQQEEEKERAKQQSLQEEREDTDS, encoded by the exons atggcGGAAAAAAGCGAAACAAAGAACAAATCCGTGGTTTTGCCGCTCGCTAGAATAAAAACCATCATGCGGAGCTCGGCAGAAATTC ATATCGGGCAGGAGTCAGTCTACCTGGTTGCCAGGGCGACG GAGTTGTTTATCCAGCACTTGGCTACGGAGGCCTTTAAGCAGGACCCTGAGACAACAGACACCCTGGCATATGGGGACCTGGCAGAAGTGGTCAATGATGCAGACAATCTGCAATTTCTTGCAG ATGTGATCCCAAAGAAGATAGTTGTTCGAGACTACCTGCGAATGGTCAGACAGCAGGAAGAGGAGAAGGAAAGGGCCAAACAACAGAGTCTGCAGGAGGAAAGAGAAGATACGGATTCTTAG
- the LOC118404559 gene encoding uncharacterized protein LOC118404559 has translation MVSLKMTTPQQRVGQHENPAFNRGDRSQTRPKMAAPNNTLPKVAGPDNTLPIVTALDNTPDRVLHHDKETPPKEKPRASDNTPDRVLHLKEETSPEIIPRASQVANKRCNCKSALSSTSPDKATRPKALATARQREDVRRSVSLDESTHSEPHSLCSNLPDSVSCPGLDEMISGKSVTRKEPQAPRVSTPREGRCEERRLPSDHHDNTGRKAQPGLFGSMETITEDTAHIVKKKTPVGNQNGRTSLNVEALSLGGNKVATTIVQMIKKQLVDKTHFDLPYSKFSALCLRLYNTGSNWKILAGKLGLTVEDVLLIDNCSAQHGLLAAEIVLRHWQRTAGQDGTAPCNLHNLQGILVDMGREDLVEMLTN, from the exons ATGGTCTCACTGAAGATGACCACCCCACAACAAAGAGTCGGCCAACACGAAAACCCGGCATTCAACCGAGGGGACAGATCACAGACTCGACCTAAGATGGCGGCCCCTAACAACACTCTACCAAAGGTCGCAGGCCCTGACAACACTCTACCAATTGTCACAGCACTTGACAACACTCCTGACAGAGTTCTACATCATGATAAAGAAACGCCCCCGAAAGAAAAGCCACGAGCTTCAGACAACACTCCGGACAGGGTTTTACATCTTAAGGAAGAAACGTCACCGGAAATAATTCCAAGAGCTTCCCAGGTTGCAAACAAGAGATGCAACTGTAAGTCAGCACTCAGTTCAACATCCCCAGACAAAGCCACGCGCCCGAAAGCCCTCGCGACCGCCAGACAGAGAGAGGATGTGAGGAGATCGGTAAGCCTGGATGAGTCCACTCACTCTGAACCTCACTCTCTGTGCTCCAACCTGCCAGATTCAGTCAGCTGTCCTGGCCTCGATGAGATGATAAGCGGAAAAAGTGTCACCAGAAAAGAGCCGCAGGCTCCTAGAGTTTCAACTCCAAGAGAGGGAAGGTGTGAAGAAAGGCGGTTGCCAAGTGATCACCATGACAACACAGGACGGAAAGCACAGCCTGGATTATTTGGAAGTATGGAGACGATAACTGAAGACACTGCACACATTGTGAAGAAGAAAACGCCGGTTGGAAACCAAAATGGAAGGACGAGTCTGAATGTGGAAGCTCTGAGCTTAGGTGGAAACAAG GTGGCCACCACAATAGTGCAGATGATAAAGAAACAGCTGGTTGACAAGACACATTTTGACCTCCCATATTCCAAGTTCTCCGCCTTGTGCCTAAGGCTCTACAATACTGGCAGCAACTGGAAAATCCTGGCTGGAAAACTTG GACTCACGGTTGAAGACGTCTTGCTGATTGACAACTGCAGCGCCCAACACGGCCTGCTCGCTGCGGAAATTGTCCTGCGACACTGGCAGAGAACAGCTGGTCAGGATGGCACAGCTCCCTGTAACCTGCACAACCTACAGGGCATTCTGGTAGACATGGGGAGGGAAGATCTGGTGGAAATGTTAACAAACTAA
- the LOC118404275 gene encoding uncharacterized protein LOC118404275: protein MHSRAVWADLSGTLLWCRGKYATVLLLIILPVVLTQETIPVLEGGSISLPCELSCDDQNCLLWTYKGPDDASFQIGSCSGECGSCSTDCPLTWAEPCSEQAAIYFQDTRRSCSAIYQCQVYEGSTQPYGVQLDVYYAH, encoded by the exons ATGCATTCCAGAGCTGTGTGGGCGGACCTGTCAGGGACATTGTTGTGGTGCAGGGGCAAATATGCTACAG TTTTGCTGCTTATCATTCTACCAGTGGTACTGACTCAGGAAACCATTCCAGTGTTGGAGGGTGGCTCCATCAGCCTTCCCTGTGAACTCTCTTGTGATGACCAAAATTGTCTGTTGTGGACCTACAAGGGACCAGATGATGCGAGTTTCCAGATCGGCAGCTGTTCAGGGGAGTGTGGAAGTTGTAGCACAGACTGTCCACTTACTTGGGCAG AGCCATGTTCGGAGCAAGCAGCAATCTATTTCCAGGACACAAGAAGGTCATGTTCAGCAATCTACCAATGTCAGGTCTATGAAGGAAGCACCCAGCCGTATGGGGTCCAGCTGGATGTGTACT ATGCGCACTAA